Sequence from the Primulina huaijiensis isolate GDHJ02 unplaced genomic scaffold, ASM1229523v2 scaffold43369, whole genome shotgun sequence genome:
TTGACCAGAAATAATGAACTAATGTCCAACGAGCTTGACTGGTGAGCCATGCAAAGAGTGAAGCTACCTTGTAGGAGAATCGCTTCCCATCATAGCTCACTTTCGGATTGTTCCTCAAACTGTCAAAGACAGCCTTGTTTGCATTCAAATCAACGTAGCACGCTTCATTTATTTGTTCAGGTGTGAAGGCTTGCCTAGTCTTGagacaaataaattaataaatcagGCAAGGCTCAGCTAATAATTACTGGAACTGCATTGAGTAAAAAATGCATTAAGGATAATTCTCAACCACAAGGTAAAAAAGACAAATGTTGGCAAAAGCAGTGCAGATTGGTGTAAAGGTGCCTTGAGTACCGCACAAAACCGGTAACATAGATAAGGCTAGCATTCATAAAAGATACAGCTGGAAAAACATATAATCACTAAATTTAGTAAAGAATTCGACCCATACAAGTAGAAACATAAAAGGGATTAAATGAAAAGAGCCTCATCTTTGGAcgtcaagaaaaataaaaaaaaatcagctcTTATTCTGTCAATCAATACAAGTATGCTAGGTAGATAGTTATTTCACAACACGTCAAACCTTTCTATTTGTTATACCAAAAACAGAATGACTGCCAACAACATCGAGTCATTAAAAAGGAACTAGAACAAAATAGAAAGACTGGACAACAATTTTGATGAAAAGAACATATACATGGATACACAGAGCTAGTATGGACTTCTGtctgaaaaaaataaaacccaGCGGACAAGAGGTACCAGTACCTCAAAGAGCAAATCAATAACTCGTTTTATTTGAGCCCCCACAGGAGCTTTCCTTATGCTGTTTATATGTTGAAGGCGTTCTGTGTCATTTGAGAATTTAACTGGAAGTGCAGGAGATTTGGTATTcactgaagatgatgaacccgaGGGTATGACTTTCGATGAAGTTGTTTTAGATGATCCTGCTTTAGCTGCAATGTTGACAAGGGATGACTGGCATTTCTCTTGTTGTTTCTTAAATCTATTCAAACTTTCTTCAAGTGATGTAGCCATCTATAGACAACAGTTAATAATCAGCATCCAGAAGAGCTGCGGCGAGAAAGAAACAACATATATCACATGAAAACGATGGCCAAATTTGAAAAATGGTAACCAACAATGGGAACCTTCAAATTTGGTAACTAACAATGGGAACCGTATCTGACCACAAAACCCAAAACCTCAACCACAATATTGTCGAATTCTATGGTGTGGGACTTGGATTAGTTGTTAGAAAAGTGATCGTGGTCTTCTTAAATGAGCCCATCCTAGTCtattcatttttgaaaaaaaatactcTTTGAAATTCTAAATAACCAACACCATCAATTCAAGcctaagaaaataaaagaataatgaCTTGTTTATGAGAAAAACATTTGTCAGGGTTTGCATTCAAATaaagtaataaaataataaatagtacAACTAGGGGTGAGCATTCAATCGAACAACCGAACCGAACAAATTTTCTTTCGTATAACCAAACCAAccgaaatttttacaaaacCGAACTGATTTAAAATCGGTTAAATTCAGtccctttaaaaaaaatatttataagagAAAAACTTATCAAATCGAAGTTAGAAAGAAGATGATTCCTTTTTCCTttcttataattaattaaagccATAGTTCTAAACCAAAATTGGTCTAAAAACATCCACCAAGGCAACACCATACATAAGCATATTCGTTGAACTTCACGCTCAAACCCCAAACCAGAAACTTTAGGCATTTAAAACTTGTTTAAaaagattttgatatatgacTTCCTCTGTTTTCTAACATTGTCTAACGTTTGGAATATATGTTTATACGGCATACTGAGTTTTTAAACATGGTTCTATCGATGGTACTGTGCATTCTTACGAATAAGATCATgaatcaataaaaattgaaaaaagattACAGattataaacatatatatatgacCTGGGTCATCTATCTGTTTTAGATCACTTGGGATTTCATTGGAACAGAGGTAAGATAACTTTGTAATTCAATATATATGCAAGACAGTAAACACAAAAATAATGATGCCAAATTACCTATGGGTTTTCCGTCAATATCAATttcaaagttaaaattatttttatttcttctaAATTATCCAAACAAATTATAAttggtggggtggggtggggtggggtgggggggACAGTCACTATTTTCAAGTAATGTTAATCGGACCTTACCAGCAGAGAAATCGACTTTCCAGAACGACGAGCAATGAACGATGAAGTGAGGAGCGCTGAAGTCAATTTTGCAATTTAGGGTAGGATGGTTGTGGGTGTTTAGGGATGAATTTTGCAAGCCCATGTgtcttaaaatttatataaacataattttactttaaaaaaactGTTAAATCGGTTTACCgtttgttaaaatatttgatcTGATTTAtccgatttttaaaaaaattaaaaccgaATTCCTGAATTAAATTTTGCACTAATCTATTCAAAATAGACCCAACCAAAACTTCATAAAAGCTTAATCATCTCTTgctgaaaatcatattttctatttttaagaTGAAACTTGAAGCCAAAAAGAAATTAAAGTTATCTTAGACAACCAAATCAACTAATTTAGacaaaatcaatttaatagatttctaaaaataccatatttaaAGACCAACAACCAAACCAGCTAATCAAAACCTTGAAACTTATTAATTGACTATCATGATCCATATAAAATCAAACGCAtacaaaatcatgattttttttaaaaaaaataacagtaAACCCAGGTTTGAGAGAATAACAGCTGCATGTTCATTAAGAATTACATCTCAGACTCGTTAAGTATACCATCAATCACATAACTAATCCAAAGTTGAATAAACAATTCGATACCTGAATCCATATCTTAAAAACCACCACCAAAGCATTCCATAAGTACTTAAACTAATATGCCTACTATTCTGATTCATCTTCATAGGCAACTTTATCAGATTTAATTTTCTCTTTATGTTTGCTGGATATTCAATTCTTTCACACTTGCCCACTAATTAATAATCATAATTGTTCCCAAGATTCATCAGTTATTCATGATCAACAAATTCTGCACCAATCACCTCATTAGTTTCATAATTTCCTTTACTAAACAATAAGTCAAAACAACTAAATTTTGATGTAAAACATCTATAACTCCAAGATGAAGCATAAAATCACTATAAACAAGAGGTGAATAATGTAATATTCCTAAAAATGAATTCTTAAGTGGACTTCAAGGCGAGGAAACTGAAACTTGCTAAGAACCCACAAAAAATCTCACACAACCAAAGCATCAAACAGTATGTAAGCACTCCAAATTGCAGCCGACGACCTCGCAAACAAAAGACTGAACTATCATTCCACAGATAACCCTATTAACCATCTTGCGATTCCATCAACATCTTTTTccaattttcaagaaatattgaAACAAGTCCATCACCTgtttctcaaatccaaaaatCTCATCACAAATACAACATATTCCATTAtttctcaaacaaatttcaaaCGAAAAAGGTCAAATTCCAAAAGGGAGAAAAGAGCATACGTCAAGAAAGAATAGGGATGGAACTTTACTGCTCCACCCTCTCTCCAAAAATCCTGAATTTGGTTCCGAGATCAGAAAATTCACAACAGATAGGGTATTGATTAGAAGAAGTCCGGGAAGATAATAAAGATAGCGATTCTGGACAGGAGTCCATCTCATGTTATATAGAGAAAGTTTAAACCTTTACGGCGTCGTTTGTTATGATACGCAAAGGCATTTCCTTTTTTAGTCCTTCAGTTCTACCTTGGTTACAATTCAGTCCCtttgataattattaatattgtgCAAAAAGcaatcaatattaataataatcataatcattaattAACAGTGTGTCCGAACTTTGGCATCATGCTGTTGAAAAGTCTCTTTATTTTTGgagatattataaaatatatataatgggaAATTTATATCAAAGAATATGGTCTACAAAAACTTTATCTTGGCAGAAACTCAAAACTAAAAAACTATAATTATTTCAAACGATAATTGATATTAAACCGAAAGATTATAACTTGTGAcaaaaagtttaataaattatggtaaagttttgatttttaaaaaatatggtatcgtaaattaaatgaatgaatgagtgAGATGTGATGTTAGCCAGCAGCAATACAGTTTCCCAATTTACAGAAAATCTCTCACGGTCACAGTATTTTCAGTTTCCAGCCATTGCAAGCATATTTGTCAACACGTGTAACCAAGAACGCTCTTGTCCAATTCACCAGGCCTACCTCTTTTTTCTATATTAATTCACCAAATCTTCATTTCCTATGCGGCAAATCCTTGACCCAAATCCGCAAGTATTTATGGTACAGCGTTCACACCGTAGCTGGCCACAAATCTTCTAATTCTGTCAAAATGGTTGCCGGGACGTCGCCGGAATGGCCTCCTCTTGGCTTTACTGAGAACATTAAAGTCAAGGATGGGAGGAAAATCAAGGTAAAAATGTTGTGTTTGTGAgtatgtgtgtttttttttaaattgttaacGTTTGAATTCAATTAATTGCCGTTTTCGTGGGTCTGAGTTTGTGTGATTATTCGGTGGCAAACTTAGGAGTTTAAAAGTTTGATCTTTGCTCCGTGAATTACTTGTAGTTATAACCGGTGCATTGAAAATTGGAAACAGTGGAAATCAGTTGATTTGGTATAATTCGGTTATTATTGAGGTGCTCTTGTATTACTTGAATTGGTAGAGTTGCTGGATTTGGTACAGAAAGATAAAAACCCTCGTGTATATTTGCTGCATTTAGATACATACAGATATGTGACAAACAAATGGCTATGGTGTTTATTCAATCTTTAAGTGGATTGGCTCAAGAATCGGTTAGCCGTTAGCGGGTAAAGGTGATAAAAAGGTTTGAGTTATCTTGTTTGCACGTGTAGTTGATCTATGTTTCAACACTAGTCTTCTTGTCGTTTTGAATTTCTGGTGTTTGGGCTGGGCTGAGTGGAGATTGTTGGTTTAATTTTGGTTAAATTAATTCTTTGTCGTTTAGCAGCTTCGTGTCATAACTAGGTAGAGAATCGTTGTAATTGGCTAGGTGGGGTGTAGGGATTTCGGCTGACGCTATGATATAGCTTACTTGTAATTAATGTGAGTGATGGTTCTTAAATTCGATTTCACTGAATTCATGGTGAATTTCATTATATGTTACCGTTAGAGAACCTTGAACTAAACAAGATATTGGCACGTGTTAGGGCGCATTGTTTGCTATTATTTACATTTCTAATTTTGATTGTGCTGAGGATCTGATAAAGATTGGACCTCGAAAAGAAGAAAAGTAACGGTAATTTACGCCTCATTGTTGACTTGGAAAGTATGTAATATATCTTCAATAAAAAACTTACTCTTGACTTTCAACTAACACAAATTCAAGGTCTGACTGATTCTTGATAGCTTTCATACTGCTTGAGTTGTTGAACTTTCTGGACTCGAACTAGAATGGTAAAAGCTTGTACAAAGTTGCCGCATTTGGCTACATGTGATTATTAACAAGCATGTGGATATATGGTTTATTTAATCATTTGGTGGATTCGCTTGAGAATCAGTAACAGTGTGGCCATGTTAAAATCCTCGAGTTACAAGTGTTTGCATGTGTTGCCAATCTATGTTTTAAAATTCTTGTcgtttcttttttaatttttgtctgTCACTGGTGGTTTAACTTCGGTTGATGTATTTATTTGTCGTTTGGGATCTAAGTATTTGGCTGTAATGAGTGCCAATCTTTTTACATTATGAGTTAAAATTTTGCTTTACGATAACTAGTAACACAGTCAGAGTCTCATTGAATTAAGTTTTTAGGCTTCACATAAtgcattcaatttttttttaaaattttccattaccattaatataatttatttccaTGAAGGTGTGTTGCATGTCATCTTTTATAAATGCCTATCATGTCGTCGAAAGTGTGTAGAGTGCATTGTTGTTGTTCAAATGCCGTGATGGTGCTTTTACTTTgttcttttcttcaatttttataGAACAGCAAGAATGTGAATGAAGAGGATTTCAAATGCACACACAAAATTGGGCACACCTTTAATGCTTTGTTATAGTGAGGCTGGGTATTGTACTTGGGGTTTTCCTGCATCTCTATATTTTTCACTGCTTTAAGCTACAACGATCACGTCTCTCTGCTTATTCTTGAGATTCAATAACTTTGGATTTCTCAATGTATTTTGTCTTGCAGGTGTATACCAATACATCAACTGgaaacaaattttattctaGGCCAGCTGTTGTTCGATACCTCGGAAATGTAAATCAGAGTGACGCTGctgccaaaaaaattaaagtatgCTCTTTTTTCTAACTTTTGCAGtgaaaaagatttaatttttctttgtcCTCCTGGCCAAACACGGAAATTTGGATTTTGAGACTTATATGTTCCATGTTCTTTGAACTTCATATGATGCATTATATCTTGCTTGCTTTTATTTCAGCTTGAAGTTGAAGATGAGCCCTCTTCGAAGTCCGATTTTTCTCCACGAAGTCAGCTTGAAGTTGAGGATGAGCCCTCTTTGAAGTCTGAAATTTCTCCACAAAGGATGCCTATTGCTAGTTCAGGGTGCAACTCTGAATGGAAGAACAAAGGGAAGCATTCTTTCAAAATGGTTTGTTCTGTGTTGAGCTCGATTTACTAATCACAGTTTCTGTCAAAGTATTTCCACCACCTTACATTTTAATGATGTCTAGGTTGCCTGTGAGAGTGAATTACCAGACGGAATACCTCCAGGATGGATAATAGAAATGAGGACGAGTAAATCTGGGAACAAGATTAGAAATGATCGGGTATTTAATAATGTACTTTtcaattttgcttttaataatGATCAGGTCTactgtttttttacttttaataatgtTACTATTTTTTTCTTATGTTGTATGATTAATGAGTGATTGGTTATTTTCTGAAGTACTACATAGATCCAAACAGTGGTTACATATTATCTTCAAAAAAAGATGTTATGCGATATCTGGAAAATGGGGATATCAGTAACTGTGCTACCAGGCCAAAGAAAATGGAGAGTGATAAGCTCCAATTGATTAAGAATGAAATCCAAGTGAGTTGATAGCTTTGTTACTTTATTTCTTACCTAATATTCATCAtctcattatattttatttgcacAATTTGCACTTAAGTACAGCCTTACTTCAGTAAATTGTAATTATGTATACACATAAAAATTAACCGTGGATTGGATTGTGAGATGATGGTTATGTAAAAGCATTGTAAGAGCATAATCTGATGATGATTAATCTAGTTTGGAAGAATTGACAAAAATAACGGAAAACAATGTATTTTAGGCACAAAATCCATTGTGTGATTCAAAATGCATAGTTGGTATGATGAAAAGTGAACTGGGCCATGGAAAAGTGCAATCTTTTTTCAAGCTTTTGAATGTTTGAATGATTTTTTCATGGGTCATGGGTATATGCATTTGCTCGTCTATTTAATAGAGGAAAAAGTACTTTTTGATTCCATGAACATTTATGAGATGTTTAAACACATAATTGAAATGATAATCTATTTGAAGATGCGTGAAATTGTGTTGCTTGGACATAGGAAAAGCTCAAAGGTGTCGCTATgggaccttcaaattttgtgatttttgtCTGCGTGGCCCACTATCCAGCGTAAATTTTATGGTTCAACTTGTAATTTAACAACACTATTGCATGCATAGTTTCAAACTTGACGTCGAGAACAACCTCCTCCTGTTGTCAAGTATCCTGTGCAATGATGCTTTGaggaaaatcaaaatattagaCTTCAATCATACTTGCATTATTCCATTCTAATGCTGATGGGAGATATTTTATCTTCTGGTGTTTGGCCTTGATTGATTGACGATTCATGCGTTGTATTAAGTTATTCTGTTTTTACATCCTAGTTCTCTgaaaaatatctattttctgTTTATAGTCATTatctcaaaataataagttgtcCGAACACATTGAGACAGAACAACTTTTAGCTCCTGGAGAATCAGATTCAGGTACATACATTTATGTTCAGGTCTATTATTTTTAAGAGGGAAACATGTTTTGATGATTGGCATGAAATAATTACATACTTTAGCTGTTCTGAAAAATGATATACATGTTGTAGGTGGCGAAAGCTCGAGTACAAAAAGTCCGGAAGCACCAGATTCTAAGATCTCTGAACTAAAGGAAGATAACAGTGCTCGTACTCTTGAAAACAATGAATCGTGTGAAAATTCCAATGAGGATGCAGAAATGAAAATTGGCACTGAACCAACTGAAGAAAATGAATCACGTGAAAATTCAGGTAAGGATGCTGAAATGAAAGTTGACATTGAACCATCTGAAGACGTGAAATCAACTGATCAAGCATTAGCTAAAACTGATTCTGAGACCCACCAGAAGCTTCCTTTGAGTGGaatagaaaaacaagaagatgaaAGTGGAATCgaaaaacaagaagatgaaACTCCGGTGAGCTCAAGAAAATCCAAGAAAAGAAAGGGTCTAATCTTGCCATCGCGAGTGTCAAAAAGGCTTGCAGGGTGCAAACCCGAGATTCAGTTCGACATGATTCCAAGCAAACGACCACTTAGAGTTGCTGCTAAGAGATCCCCCAGCAGTGAAGTTAAGACATTACCGAGTTCTTCTCTTGAAACTGTAGCTGATATTCCTTTGTCTTCCTGTGTACCATCCTCAAAAGAGGTTACAACACTTCCAATTGTAGCCAATGAAACCCCTCGAGAAATCGAGCCActgaaaaatgttgaaaaacCTCTAATAGAAAAGGAGGCTATTTGGGTTGAGAAGCAAGCGTACGACAATATAAGATCACAAGAGTCGCAACTTTGCTTTGGATTTGGGAACTCTTGGCCTGATCCATGTCTAGAATTTGCATTCAAGACTCTTACAGAGGAAATACCTTATGAAGAAACGCTGGCATTTTCGGGTTGCTTCAGAGATCTGTCCGGCATACCATACAATCAATCAAATGAATTCTCCAAACCGTCGGATTCCGATGTCCTTGGTGTCTTTCAAAGTGAAATTCCTCCCCATTTAGAACCACTGAAACATAAAGGGGCTCTTGATCTGTCGCCAGATAAAAATCTCAACTTCCTGGCTTGTAGTGGCGTAAGTTCTCAACAATCTAGTTCTGAGGCAAGGAACAAGGATTGCCCAAACCTTCCAGCGAGTGAGACACATAAACAAACTGCTAAAGCCCTAGTGAGCTTAAGAAAATCCAAGAAAAAGGAGGATCTAAGTTTGGCCTCACAATCATCAGAAAAGCTCGCCTGGAGTGGTATCGCTACGACGCTTGAATTTGTAGGTGAGAAAACACTTCAACAAGTCGAGCCATCGAACAAAGTAAAAAACCCTCTGGTAGAAAACCAGTCTATCCCAGATGATAAGCATAAACCAAAGGACAGTGCGATATCTAAAGAATCACAACTCTGCTATGAATTCGGGAGCTCTTGGTCTGATCCATGCCTAGATTTCGCATTTAAGACTCTTACAGGTGAACTTCCTATTGAGGAAACTTTTGCACTTTCAGGTCGCTTTGGAAATCAGTCCAGGGTACCTTACAATCAAGCTAAAGATCACATTAAACCATCAGGATCTGTTGTACCAACCATTTTCCCGAATGAAATTCCTTGCCATTCGGAACAATTGAAGAAAAACAACGTAGTTCATCTGTTACCAGGTAATAATGTAAGCTTCCCGACTTTTAGTGGCTTGAGTTCTCAACAATTAACCTCAGAAGCGAGGAACAGGGAGTACAAGACAAAGGTTAGTCTTAGAAAATAGGAACAAAAACCATAACTTACTATATAGAATTGTCGTTAATGTTTTTTCCCCTAGTGAATTCTTTGTTAGTTTGGACTTATTTGGTGTCTATCATTACAGCCGCCTTTGTCATAGTGACTTCTAAGCTATGTGTCTGCAAATGTAGTTAGGGGATGCACTTTTATTTTCAGTATCCAGATGCATGAAAAGATTGTGCAGTTTTCTGATCTTCTGCTATTTCGTTTTCCAATTTGCTTAAATATGATGTGTTGGAAAGTTCCTTTgtatgaaatttaatttttagcaATCCTCTGTTTCTTTTCCTCTACttattatacatatttattttgttatatta
This genomic interval carries:
- the LOC140970178 gene encoding uncharacterized protein isoform X3; its protein translation is MVAGTSPEWPPLGFTENIKVKDGRKIKVYTNTSTGNKFYSRPAVVRYLGNVNQSDAAAKKIKLEVEDEPSLKSEISPQRMPIASSGCNSEWKNKGKHSFKMVACESELPDGIPPGWIIEMRTSKSGNKIRNDRYYIDPNSGYILSSKKDVMRYLENGDISNCATRPKKMESDKLQLIKNEIQSLSQNNKLSEHIETEQLLAPGESDSGGESSSTKSPEAPDSKISELKEDNSARTLENNESCENSNEDAEMKIGTEPTEENESRENSGKDAEMKVDIEPSEDVKSTDQALAKTDSETHQKLPLSGIEKQEDESGIEKQEDETPVSSRKSKKRKGLILPSRVSKRLAGCKPEIQFDMIPSKRPLRVAAKRSPSSEVKTLPSSSLETVADIPLSSCVPSSKEVTTLPIVANETPREIEPLKNVEKPLIEKEAIWVEKQAYDNIRSQESQLCFGFGNSWPDPCLEFAFKTLTEEIPYEETLAFSGCFRDLSGIPYNQSNEFSKPSDSDVLGVFQSEIPPHLEPLKHKGALDLSPDKNLNFLACSGVSSQQSSSEARNKDCPNLPASETHKQTAKALVSLRKSKKKEDLSLASQSSEKLAWSGIATTLEFVGEKTLQQVEPSNKVKNPLVENQSIPDDKHKPKDSAISKESQLCYEFGSSWSDPCLDFAFKTLTGELPIEETFALSGRFGNQSRVPYNQAKDHIKPSGSVVPTIFPNEIPCHSEQLKKNNVVHLLPGNNVSFPTFSGLSSQQLTSEARNREYKTKVSLRK
- the LOC140970178 gene encoding uncharacterized protein isoform X1: MVAGTSPEWPPLGFTENIKVKDGRKIKVYTNTSTGNKFYSRPAVVRYLGNVNQSDAAAKKIKLEVEDEPSSKSDFSPRSQLEVEDEPSLKSEISPQRMPIASSGCNSEWKNKGKHSFKMVACESELPDGIPPGWIIEMRTSKSGNKIRNDRYYIDPNSGYILSSKKDVMRYLENGDISNCATRPKKMESDKLQLIKNEIQSLSQNNKLSEHIETEQLLAPGESDSGGESSSTKSPEAPDSKISELKEDNSARTLENNESCENSNEDAEMKIGTEPTEENESRENSGKDAEMKVDIEPSEDVKSTDQALAKTDSETHQKLPLSGIEKQEDESGIEKQEDETPVSSRKSKKRKGLILPSRVSKRLAGCKPEIQFDMIPSKRPLRVAAKRSPSSEVKTLPSSSLETVADIPLSSCVPSSKEVTTLPIVANETPREIEPLKNVEKPLIEKEAIWVEKQAYDNIRSQESQLCFGFGNSWPDPCLEFAFKTLTEEIPYEETLAFSGCFRDLSGIPYNQSNEFSKPSDSDVLGVFQSEIPPHLEPLKHKGALDLSPDKNLNFLACSGVSSQQSSSEARNKDCPNLPASETHKQTAKALVSLRKSKKKEDLSLASQSSEKLAWSGIATTLEFVGEKTLQQVEPSNKVKNPLVENQSIPDDKHKPKDSAISKESQLCYEFGSSWSDPCLDFAFKTLTGELPIEETFALSGRFGNQSRVPYNQAKDHIKPSGSVVPTIFPNEIPCHSEQLKKNNVVHLLPGNNVSFPTFSGLSSQQLTSEARNREYKTKVSLRK
- the LOC140970192 gene encoding uncharacterized protein isoform X1 codes for the protein MRWTPVQNRYLYYLPGLLLINTLSVVNFLISEPNSGFLERGWSSKVPSLFFLDMATSLEESLNRFKKQQEKCQSSLVNIAAKAGSSKTTSSKVIPSGSSSSVNTKSPALPVKFSNDTERLQHINSIRKAPVGAQIKRVIDLLFETRQAFTPEQINEACYVDLNANKAVFDSLRNNPKVSYDGKRFSYKSKHALKDKSQLLVLVRKFPEGIAVIDLKDAYPTVVEDLQALKASGQIWLLSNFDSQEDIAYPNDPRAIIKVDDELKQLFRGIELPRDMIDIEKDLQKNGMKPATNTAKRRAMAQVHGIAPKPKTKKKKHEISKRTKLTNSHLPELFKKLNVPGS
- the LOC140970178 gene encoding uncharacterized protein isoform X4; amino-acid sequence: MVAGTSPEWPPLGFTENIKVKDGRKIKVYTNTSTGNKFYSRPAVVRYLGNVNQSDAAAKKIKLEVEDEPSSKSDFSPRSQLEVEDEPSLKSEISPQRMPIASSGCNSEWKNKGKHSFKMVACESELPDGIPPGWIIEMRTSKSGNKIRNDRYYIDPNSGYILSSKKDVMRYLENGDISNCATRPKKMESDKLQLIKNEIQSLSQNNKLSEHIETEQLLAPGESDSGGESSSTKSPEAPDSKISELKEDNSARTLENNESCENSNEDAEMKIGTEPTEENESRENSGKDAEMKVDIEPSEDVKSTDQALAKTDSETHQKLPLSGIEKQEDESGIEKQEDETPVSSRKSKKRKGLILPSRVSKRLAGCKPEIQFDMIPSKRPLRVAAKRSPSSEVKTLPSSSLETVADIPLSSCVPSSKEVTTLPIVANETPREIEPLKNVEKPLIEKEAIWVEKQAYDNIRSQESQLCFGFGNSWPDPCLEFAFKTLTEEIPYEETLAFSGCFRDLSGIPYNQSNEFSKPSDSDVLGVFQSEIPPHLEPLKHKGALDLSPDKNLNFLACSGVSSQQSSSEARNKDCPNLPASETHKQTAKALVSLRKSKKKEDLSLASQSSEKLAWSGIATTLEFVGEKTLQQVEPSNKVKNPLVENQSIPDDKHKPKDSAISKESQLCYEFGSSWSLWKSVQGTLQSS
- the LOC140970178 gene encoding uncharacterized protein isoform X5; amino-acid sequence: MPIASSGCNSEWKNKGKHSFKMVACESELPDGIPPGWIIEMRTSKSGNKIRNDRYYIDPNSGYILSSKKDVMRYLENGDISNCATRPKKMESDKLQLIKNEIQSLSQNNKLSEHIETEQLLAPGESDSGGESSSTKSPEAPDSKISELKEDNSARTLENNESCENSNEDAEMKIGTEPTEENESRENSGKDAEMKVDIEPSEDVKSTDQALAKTDSETHQKLPLSGIEKQEDESGIEKQEDETPVSSRKSKKRKGLILPSRVSKRLAGCKPEIQFDMIPSKRPLRVAAKRSPSSEVKTLPSSSLETVADIPLSSCVPSSKEVTTLPIVANETPREIEPLKNVEKPLIEKEAIWVEKQAYDNIRSQESQLCFGFGNSWPDPCLEFAFKTLTEEIPYEETLAFSGCFRDLSGIPYNQSNEFSKPSDSDVLGVFQSEIPPHLEPLKHKGALDLSPDKNLNFLACSGVSSQQSSSEARNKDCPNLPASETHKQTAKALVSLRKSKKKEDLSLASQSSEKLAWSGIATTLEFVGEKTLQQVEPSNKVKNPLVENQSIPDDKHKPKDSAISKESQLCYEFGSSWSDPCLDFAFKTLTGELPIEETFALSGRFGNQSRVPYNQAKDHIKPSGSVVPTIFPNEIPCHSEQLKKNNVVHLLPGNNVSFPTFSGLSSQQLTSEARNREYKTKVSLRK
- the LOC140970178 gene encoding uncharacterized protein isoform X2; amino-acid sequence: MVAGTSPEWPPLGFTENIKVKDGRKIKVYTNTSTGNKFYSRPAVVRYLGNLEVEDEPSSKSDFSPRSQLEVEDEPSLKSEISPQRMPIASSGCNSEWKNKGKHSFKMVACESELPDGIPPGWIIEMRTSKSGNKIRNDRYYIDPNSGYILSSKKDVMRYLENGDISNCATRPKKMESDKLQLIKNEIQSLSQNNKLSEHIETEQLLAPGESDSGGESSSTKSPEAPDSKISELKEDNSARTLENNESCENSNEDAEMKIGTEPTEENESRENSGKDAEMKVDIEPSEDVKSTDQALAKTDSETHQKLPLSGIEKQEDESGIEKQEDETPVSSRKSKKRKGLILPSRVSKRLAGCKPEIQFDMIPSKRPLRVAAKRSPSSEVKTLPSSSLETVADIPLSSCVPSSKEVTTLPIVANETPREIEPLKNVEKPLIEKEAIWVEKQAYDNIRSQESQLCFGFGNSWPDPCLEFAFKTLTEEIPYEETLAFSGCFRDLSGIPYNQSNEFSKPSDSDVLGVFQSEIPPHLEPLKHKGALDLSPDKNLNFLACSGVSSQQSSSEARNKDCPNLPASETHKQTAKALVSLRKSKKKEDLSLASQSSEKLAWSGIATTLEFVGEKTLQQVEPSNKVKNPLVENQSIPDDKHKPKDSAISKESQLCYEFGSSWSDPCLDFAFKTLTGELPIEETFALSGRFGNQSRVPYNQAKDHIKPSGSVVPTIFPNEIPCHSEQLKKNNVVHLLPGNNVSFPTFSGLSSQQLTSEARNREYKTKVSLRK